AAGCTGCTTGCAACCACCATGTGGCTCCTCTGTCGATGCATCCTTACTATCCTTTTGGAGTTACGGAGCAGCCGGAAGCCTTTGAAGGGGTCTCTGGGCATGCATCTGTATTGATAGGCATGTATCTGACAGGAATATCCCAAAGGATAGCCACAGAGCCTGCCCTCTGATTTGAGCGTTTTGCGGCCGTCGGGACAAATCAATTTGTAGCCGTGGGCGAATCGAATTGAAGGCTTCCGCCTTGTCACAAAATCTATCAGTGCGGCATTCAACACCTGATGAACAAAAACCAGATCAGGGTCATATGATTTAAAAATCTCTTTTACTTTCTCAATCTTTGTATCCAGATCACCGCATGCCACCCGGGTGATCCCTTCAATATGTCGAGCTTCTTCCTTTGAAAAAGCATCTTCAGGTGCACGATCGCCGTATATAAGGAGGTTCTGGTGTCCCCGTGATCCCAATTCTTTGAACAGCTGTCCCAGGTATTGCTCAATTCCTCCACCCGAAGCGGCACCATTAAGATGCAAAATTTTCATCTGTACCCTTTTGAAAGACAATCACAATATTCTTCAGAAAGTAATGACCCCACCGCGTTTCAAGTTTTCCCCAAAGCGCATTGTAAAGCCCTGCCATCGTCTGAAAAGGAGGAAAAACCCTTAGCGGTGTTCTCCTTCGAATCTTATTCAACAGGTCTCTTAACACAAAGGCGGGTTCTCCCCAGGATTTCCAGTATTGAGAGCCAAAGACATTTTTTTCAATGAGCCCCAGATTATTCCCGATTTGCTTCAGATCCCGGTAAGAGAACTCCTTTTCCCAGCCCAGAGCCCATTTCCCCTCTCTCATTAGTCTTTTTTTCATCACGGTATAACCGGTGTATTTTTGAGGAACGTTTACAATAAGGATACCACCGTTACGCAAAACCCTCACCTGTTCCGCAATGACCGCTTCAGGGTCCTTAAAATGCTCCACGAGCCCCTGGCTGAACAATATGTCTACTGTTTCGCTCTTCAAGGGGAGCATGAGAGTGTCTCCCACAAAAAGAACCATCAGATTTCCAAAATCCCTACAGATCTTCAAGGCTACCTGAATGCTTTTTTCCGAGATGTCAGACCCCACGGCCGTGATTGTTCTATTCCTTTTCTTGATCAAATTGATATCAATTCCCGTTCCGCATCCAATCTCCATGACCATCGGGGCCTCCGTCCTGCTGATATATTTTTGAATGATATCGTAGTACTCCTTCCTGTCGGCCATCCGGTTAAGAACAGTCTCATCAGAATCATCCCTCGCCAGATGATCAAGCCATATTCGATCATACTCCGATGTCAGCTTTCTCTGCATGTCTGTCATATTTTCAACGCCTTAATATGAGACCTTTATCTTAGAAATTAAGAACAGCGTCCTCCAATGTGTGATATGTTTAAGTTCGCCAAGAAAAAAATAACACACACAAGAAGGACGCTATGAGAAAGAGCGAAACAAAACAATATCTAAAGTCAGATAT
The nucleotide sequence above comes from Desulfobacterales bacterium. Encoded proteins:
- a CDS encoding class I SAM-dependent methyltransferase is translated as MTDMQRKLTSEYDRIWLDHLARDDSDETVLNRMADRKEYYDIIQKYISRTEAPMVMEIGCGTGIDINLIKKRNRTITAVGSDISEKSIQVALKICRDFGNLMVLFVGDTLMLPLKSETVDILFSQGLVEHFKDPEAVIAEQVRVLRNGGILIVNVPQKYTGYTVMKKRLMREGKWALGWEKEFSYRDLKQIGNNLGLIEKNVFGSQYWKSWGEPAFVLRDLLNKIRRRTPLRVFPPFQTMAGLYNALWGKLETRWGHYFLKNIVIVFQKGTDENFAS